The genomic window CCACCATCCGCGCGGCGCTCCTACGCCTGCAATCGGAGAACAAAGTGGACATCGTTCCGCGAAGCGGGGTTTATGTGAGATTCTCCACAACCAAGGTGACGGTGGGTTCCGCCAATCCTCCGCTGCTTCTCGCCGGGACGGAAAATGAGCGCCGGACCGATTCGACGGAGGTCCACGAAAGCCGGGAGCCCTATACCTTCACCCGCCTTTCCGAACCGCCGTCGCTGCGGGCCGCCGGAAAGGAAATCGGGCAAAAATTGAACATCGGCCCGGAAGTGAAAGTGTGGCATTGCCGCGGAGTGCACGTGGTTTCCCAGGTGCCCTTCCACCTGTTTGACAGCTACTACCCGGCATCGCTTTTGGAAGGCTGGCGGAAAGAGGACGATGAGGATTTCATCCCCGTTCTCCGCTGGCTCCGCGAAAAAAAGGGAATGCGCCCGACCCGGGCGGCCGAACGGTTGAACGTCCGCATGCCGACCGCCGAGGAAGCGGCCGCCCTCCGCATTGCGAGAAGTCAGCCGGTGCTGGAAATGGACCGCTGGGTGTGGGCCTGCGACGGCAAGAAAAAAGAACTCCTCTGCGAATACAGCCGGATCGTGTTCAACGCTTCCCTGCACCAATTCGTCTACGAATACCCCCTGCGGGAAGCCGATGGATGACAGGCTCCGGAAGGATGGAACTTCTTCCGCCCATTGGGTATAATGAGGTCGACAATCGCACGCTCGGGGAGTTTTCCGCCATGATTCCAATCCGACGCAACCGCTCAAAAACAAAACCCGGTGACGCAGAACGTCACCGGGTTTCCTGTTTGCCCGGATGCAAATTCTCTGTATGAACACCAATTTTTTCGCGCACACCATAAGGGGAGGGTCATCCTTTGAAACCGCAACGCGCCGCAGGCCTTTCGATTGTGAGCAATTTGACCGTCGTGCTTCTGAAATTGGCAACGGGCCTATACACCGGATCGGTGGCCGTCCTTTCCGAGGCGATCCACTCCCTGCTGGACCTGGCCGCTTCCATCATGGCCTTTTTTTCTGTCCGGTTGTCCCAAAAACCCCCCGACCGAACCCACCCCTACGGTCACGGAAAGATCGAAAACCTCTCGGGAACCGTCGAAACCCTG from Planifilum fulgidum includes these protein-coding regions:
- a CDS encoding GntR family transcriptional regulator encodes the protein MTKTKIDEVKEILARRIEEGAYAPGQRLPSERELAEEMKASRPTIRAALLRLQSENKVDIVPRSGVYVRFSTTKVTVGSANPPLLLAGTENERRTDSTEVHESREPYTFTRLSEPPSLRAAGKEIGQKLNIGPEVKVWHCRGVHVVSQVPFHLFDSYYPASLLEGWRKEDDEDFIPVLRWLREKKGMRPTRAAERLNVRMPTAEEAAALRIARSQPVLEMDRWVWACDGKKKELLCEYSRIVFNASLHQFVYEYPLREADG